TTGATTACTTTTGAGTATATAATTAAAGTATAATTAAAAAGAAATTGGTTAATGATGTAATTATAAATCATGGAGAATTTTGAGGATATAAATTTAACACAGTAAGCACAGTAACTTAATGGGTCTTGTACTGTCTTTGTaccaattttcgataatatcaattattattttttttaattcttgtgaAATGAACACTGAATCTATGGAATGTTtgagtaaaaaaatatttaaaaaatatttttcagggtGATCCCTTTTACCAGCACAACTTCACTTCATAAGGTAATTACAAACAGATCagttatatgaaataaatgaacaaaatatgacCATTCAATATTCACCTTTGGAAGAAAAACAACTTTAGAATATGAAAATCATGTAATCTAATTGTATATTTCATATAGTTGTTAATATTAGTTTAAAAAAGGTGGCCAATGGTTAGGCCATTCCATAAATTCTTAAGGTATCACCCTGGTTGTCTCGATATTAAGATAAAACTATACAACAGTAAAAGTTAATTTAATGACGCATAGATTTGTGAGCTGAACAGGTATTTTTATATACAACTATTGACCCATCTAGttgaagaatgaataattacaTAAACATATACTGTTTATTCATTGTAATCCCACCATTCCTTTTCATATCCTTCATGTACATGTTCTAACAGAACTTTCCTTCGGCTGTCACAGTATCTGAAAATGTTAAATAAGAATGTGACAAATACTCTATTCTATTCCCTGGAAAGTGATAACTCTAAATCCCCGACACAACTAATAAATGAATCGTTCAATTAAATGATATCTTTAAAACTCAGCGCCCAACAGTATGTCAATCACGAGGACAAATTTTGCCAACAATTTGAACAATAAATAgaataaattacaaattttaGACAAGAGTCCTTGGATTCGCCTTTTACAGATGGAAAAATGTAGAAGTTCAATTAAATTCAATACGCACGCGTCAAATAAGTCTAAGACATGCGCATTTTGTTTCAAACTCGGAAATAGATTGAACGATGGCTACTACTTATGGGTTGAGAATTGGCAACACTGATATTACTaggtgaaatctgatattaTTGACATcgcaaaatttgacattttttatgtTATGAGTACTCATAACGTTTTGACGTACGAacacaatttttgttgttttgttgtttattttgaaaagcagtaaaatattttgcatcaaaataGCTCgtgtattctcaatacataaatagtaaccctCCTATTTCGAGGGGTTGACATTGCTCATTTTGTCTATTTCAAGGCTCAATACatccaaaccaagaaaaacaagtTCAGAAGAATAATAatgtaaattttcataattcctGCAAGTATAATAAACTGTAAGTTAACTTACCTGTACTTATCTTGAACCTTCTGCTTGATGCCTGCTAAATTTTCAGACGTTATATCCCTCTCCAAATATTCAGACAGAGTCTCTGTAGCGCTCTCTAAGTCTTTTTGGTTTTCCTCGAAGATCACAGACTGATTATTTTTTTGCAAGTAATAGGCAAAAACATAAGTATACATCAAAGTTTGTCTACATTGACACAGAATATCCACCGCTTTCTTGAGAAACTGTACTTCAATCCAACTCATATTATGCTGCTGCATTTCTTCCATCTTTTCTTTCACTGAGGCATACAATTTATGCTCAAACTTCAAGGACGCCATATGATTCATATATCTATTGCAATAGAATAGGTAACGTTGTAATGCAGATCTGGATTTTTCTTGTGCATCTCTAGCAGCTTTGGCTTCATCTTCATCATACcttgaaaagaaatattatgTTCTGgagaatacaataattttattgttGAAACCATCAGCAGTTGTGTGTATATACTTGATCATGTTTATTATTCAGGATATTTCCATTATTTCATTGGAAATATCTTTCAAATGATAAATCAGTATAATAGTAAACTAAAGGAAGAATTTTTCTAAATCAGCTTTTAACCAACAAGGTAATTTGTCTTATCTTCATTGACATATCAGTCACAATCAATTACATAACCTCAATCAGAATGTAATGAATAATGCACAACAAAATATTGGAATCTTCAAAACAACAACGGTTTCAATATAAATTCAAGGATATGAATGGAGAAATGAATTTAGATTAAAAGCAATCGATATTAATTAAaacattattatatattatatattaaattaaaataagaTGATTCAATCTCAAAGCTGCACCTCCCCAgttaaaaaattttgatatcGATTTTGCACCAATAGAATGATTTTAACTTCACTAATATGATCTGTAGCATTTGTACTAAGAGAATATTCCAAGAACTGATTAAACAAGACGAAATTTTCTGTAATTTTATATATGGCATGGTgcgtatatcgccgagaatttcagagcggttactagtggttttcaatgtttcaagtAACCTACTTTGTATTTACGGACCGCTAGACACCTGTCAATGGTCAACAAAAGTTTTCATTGACAGAAtgttggaggttataaatggttgatctctcctttaaatttgtaaataactaaaAGTTATTAATTGCTCTGAAgggtatttatttcataattaaaattataaagttcttgagtgttagatgtcatggaaaatattcataaacaataatctgaaaattaaagtgacaactgccaaccggagtaggcgtggttaccgaacctaactgaataaaagtacggttgctctggtgacagataactcaccgaagtttgaggaaatagtcaccggttttcgaggaatttgacatatacggaccaccaacttactagccatagtaaccaaggtgatatacggaccatgCCCATAGTGAAATGTTTTATAGAATATATTTACCTATTACAGTTGTACCATGAACTACCATGAGGTTCCCAGGGTCCCAGACACACCCAACAGAAATCTGCTTTACAATTTTGATTCTTGCAAACCATGTGATTACAGCCACCATCTTTTTCAATTGTAACATTACATTTTGGACACTCTTTGGTGTTGGCAGCTATCCAATTACTAGTTTCAGAATCATCGTCGCATTTTTTAATCCATTTGCGCAGCAAGTGGCATTTCACTGGGTCATGCCAATTTTCTCCACATGAGAAACAAAAGGTGTGATTACATTTACATGTGACCTTATGTGGTTCTACATACTGAACTTTTATAGCATTATTGCAATCTGGTGTGGGGCACCAGCGTAGGAGACGATTGCACTGTAACAGAAAATGGTGTTCAGATATTTGTTCCTGCAATCATCCTTACAGGTTATCCACTGTTCAATAAtagaaatttgatttttctcaaGTTTACGAGGAGCATGTTTATATTTTAGACCACAGGGGCGCACTACAAACTTTTGATTGTTGTTTTATAAGTATTGAGACATGTGCACATACTTGAAAGATATGGAAGCAAGCAATAATAAAGTTTGAAGGACAATATGATTCCCTTCAAAATCTTGACTTGTTTAGTTTGCCAATCATCGTGAGAGTACCTAATTACTTAATTAATATTAAACAATGTTAAAAAGTATCTTGGTAACAGAGGAATTGCATTCTGTATTGTTTTTGCTGGTACAATTAACTTCAAAAGCTAGTTGAAACtataaaaagcaataattggATAATTTAGAATGCATATATAAAAACATTATTTGCAATAATTTATCCAAATCTATGGAGGATCCCCAATATTGTCAGATACTATTTTAAACAATTCTCCCACTCTGTTTTAAAGAGGAGAATAACAGCAACTCTACTCCTAGAAAATATTTGTGTTAAATTAATAACAATCAAGAAAACATTTGAtctgaacaaaaataataatatgaaaatattatttgacAAGGGATACAGATTAATAATTAGCAGCAATACATTTATATAAGACAAATAACAGATTTGCAACCTGTTATTACAAGAAGTCTAGAATTCTATCAACAAACTTTTTATAACAGAGCTCTGAAGTTAATAAATGGTTGATAAAGATGTTTTTCACTTACAAAAATATTCTGCTCAAATCGAAACGAAGTAGGTTATTACTTATTAGCGTAAGAAAAAAGACTTTATAACAGATGACCGACAATTACAAACTCACCTCGACAAAACTATTTGTGATAAGATGTTGATACTTCAGTCTCACTTTCGAGTCCCTCACAAGTCTCATCACAGTTGCATCATCAACTAAAATATCACAACCATGTGCTGCACAGGCGATCGTTTGACCTACACCCTCTTCCATTATCTTTGTTGTTAAATATTCACTCCAGCAATGTGTGCAAAACCTATGCCCACATTCTAAGCCAGTCATATGCTGAAAACAAAATCAAGTCTTTATACTTTCAactcttcagaaaaaaaaaattgtgtcaaTCTTGACTACCGaataatttttcaacatatGGCTTTCCGGGTTCTTCATATTTTATAAGATTATATAAATTGATGATATTAGATAATCATATAAGGAAATGGAtatagattatatatatatatatatatatatatatatatatatatatatatatatatatatataataaattttgCTGATATTTTATCTTGTTTATTCCTCTAAACTCAAAGGAAAAAATACTTTTATGATAGAAAACAAATGAgattaatttatattttctatgaatTAATTTGATGCCTTAGAATTATCTTGGTGTCGAGACTTAAGTCAAGATCGAGTACGGAGACTGCAGGCAATCTCAAATGAACAACACGCTCAAACCAATCTTGACACTTCATCtcgaaataataaatgattacatttaactagaataattcaaaaactcaCAGAATTTGGAAGAACTGTAAAACAAATTTCACATTCTTCTGTAGTATTTCCTGACCTTTTCAAactctgtaaaaaaaaataccatttAACTATGAGATCAATTAATATTTTAGTAGTTGCATAGAAGCTACATACATggtaattatcattatttttaataattaacaaGATAATAGGTTGTATTTTAGACCaattgaatatacaaaaaaaatcctgataaaaaaaataacaataacactTGTTCAGCTAAGTTTGTTGTTCTGATTTAGGACACTCAAACTGAAACACAAGGAAAATAAAGGAATGATGATTTCAGATAATCGAAGGATGAATATCTGAATTAATGTCTATGAATATTCTacttatcaataaatatttaaattcttCTAATCCACCCTTTCCTAGGCCTCTGCGAAATCTTTAAGTTCATAGTTTATGTGAGAAATAGTTTTGGTATGTGTAGTCATTGCTACTGTGttcttattataaaaaaaatacagcAATTTTTCACAATGGTTAATTATTTCTGTCTGCTCAAAAAAGATTCCAAATCCAAGGATTATTTAAGAAAAAGCGAATATCGGTTGTATTATTGTTGACAATATcagaaatgagaaatattgaaaatttcacaataAATGTGATGGCACCTAgcgataaaaatattaaatttcataCAACGATAGCATTAAAGGATTGACATTTCTTGATTCAGCATAGTCAATTTCTCTAAATAATCACTTtttaaaattgcactatttgattTTTTGACTTTAAAGTTTATGGAAGCTCTAGACTCCTGATGGATTTTTTAACAAACCGATTTCTGGATTCTTCATATTCAAAAATGTAAACGGAGAAAATTCCATAGAAGTCCTCAAACAAttccaaaagtttattattgaaaacaatataccAGAATTTGAGTACAActcaaaaaactgaaagattGATTACATTAGTATTATAAGTTAGTTACATACCTTCCGTGAAGAACTAATATTAAGTTTTTTGAATGGATTAACAACCCTTGCTTCAGAAAAAAGTTTCTCTTGGTCTCCATCATAGAATCTTTCCATGAGTTTTTCTTTGTCCCAACGGAAATAATTCAACAGTATTCTGGTAGTTGTAGTAGGAATCTTAAATTTTTAAGGgttatgaataaaattaaaaacattaTGAAAATAGCACTCACTTCAACCACATTGTTTACTTCTTTTATACAATCTACCATATGCTGTACAATTTCCTCTGTTGAGAGTACCTCAAACGGATAGTCATCAGAATCATTTTGTTTTTCTCTTTGATTTGAAACTTCCACTTCCATTGGAAAATCAACATCATCACCACTAGATTCATTACCAGAGTCTACATCATCGAATGATTCTTCGTCAGAGTCCATTTTTTCTAGAAACTGCCCGAAACAACAAATAGAAACTTAGTTGCTTGAGATTTATTTTAGAATTATCAAAATTAGATTTCACTCCTGTATAGTCCTTCAAAGTTAACTTCTGAACATTTCGTTACAAAAATGACATTCCATTTGTTAGTAAGTGAATTGACCAAATGTCATATAGCTTCCggtaaaaagtgttagatgacGCCACTAACCAaagcattgttttttttttttattcattcagtttttACCAGTGGCGTCGATAACGAACCAACTGAACAACAATTTCTAAcgattcgaaaaataaaacatttcaatCCTACTAGTATAAGttacaataatttttaattccaattattcattctattgaaacaaaatatttagtTGTCGGACAACTAAGGTTACTGGTGAGGCATGCATAACACCTCCtatccttaatttttttttcaggcatCTATAACAATCGCCCTAGAaacaaatatgaaattttagtTATATAATTAAGCTCCGTATTAATCAACATATGTCATtggatacattttttttttaatatataagAAAACCAAGTgaaaatattcctttttttaagtagaaaatatttcgaaaatcaaaatcttagattttcaataaattttaaatCCACTCTAAACCTGCTTCCATACtttttctatatcaatttgtattattttttgggaATATTCTTGATATCTTTAAGGATTTTTTCGGCTGAATATAAGCAGGAACCACGCTCATTATGGTTATATACCTAAGATTGTTTATATGGCTATTAATCTAAATAAATTGATATTATACCttgtaagaaaaaaattcaaatccgATTTTTATTATACCTTCTAAATCAATTATATTCTCAACTATTGAATACACATTCtcacttcttcctcagaatctCTAATGCGCATATTTTTGAGAAGGGATTTATCAAAGTTAATCAATTCTAGGTAAAAATGGTAATTCGTTAAAATATAGAAGGAAAATGTAAGAAGTTATTGCGCATATTAATTTTCTATTGTCTActtattatttcacaaaaaagaaaaaaaatcttgaaatctTGTGAGGTACCTAAAGGCACTGTTCGAGGTACTCAAGTGATTTTGGAG
Above is a window of Harmonia axyridis chromosome X, icHarAxyr1.1, whole genome shotgun sequence DNA encoding:
- the LOC123686378 gene encoding E3 ubiquitin-protein ligase ariadne-1 produces the protein MDSDEESFDDVDSGNESSGDDVDFPMEVEVSNQREKQNDSDDYPFEVLSTEEIVQHMVDCIKEVNNVVEIPTTTTRILLNYFRWDKEKLMERFYDGDQEKLFSEARVVNPFKKLNISSSRKSLKRSGNTTEECEICFTVLPNSHMTGLECGHRFCTHCWSEYLTTKIMEEGVGQTIACAAHGCDILVDDATVMRLVRDSKVRLKYQHLITNSFVECNRLLRWCPTPDCNNAIKVQYVEPHKVTCKCNHTFCFSCGENWHDPVKCHLLRKWIKKCDDDSETSNWIAANTKECPKCNVTIEKDGGCNHMVCKNQNCKADFCWVCLGPWEPHGSSWYNCNRYDEDEAKAARDAQEKSRSALQRYLFYCNRYMNHMASLKFEHKLYASVKEKMEEMQQHNMSWIEVQFLKKAVDILCQCRQTLMYTYVFAYYLQKNNQSVIFEENQKDLESATETLSEYLERDITSENLAGIKQKVQDKYRYCDSRRKVLLEHVHEGYEKEWWDYNE